AAGACTTATGGATTGATGTTGGTATGCCAATGGACTACCACTTTCAGTTGAAATCAACAACAACTAAATCCACTGATGGAGATATCCAATATGAAATCACTACCCATAATTGTCCTCGCAGTTACAGCATCCCTGACATTCTCGGCGGCTTCAGCAAACACAATTACACTTCGCGTAGGTCATTCTGCCAACGCTTCGGAGCCCTATCATCTGGGCCTTCAGCGCTTCGCGGAAATCGTGAGTGAAGAAACCAACGGCGAAGTAGAAGTGGAAATTTTCCCTAACAGCCAATTAGGCAGTGAACGGGAAATGATTGAAGGTTTATATTTGGGAACGATCGACATTACTGTTCCTACAAATGGCGTAGTCACCAATTTTGTTGGCGATCTATCAATTTTTGATCTTCCCTTTCTTTTTGATGATCGTGAGCACATGTACCGTGCGATAGATGGCGAAGTAGGAGAACAGCTTTCCCTAGCTATGCAGGAAAAGGGCATCCGTCTCTTGGGATTCTATGAAGCCGGAATACGCCACATCGTAACGGACTATCCGGTGAATAGTATCGATGATATCCAGGGAAAAAGCATTCGAACGATGAAGATTCCTGCGCATGTTGCATCGTTCAATGCATTTGGTGCAAACGCCACCCCTCTCGCCTACAACGAACTCTACTCCGCTCTTGAAGCAGGTGTAGTAGATGGCGCAGAGGCTGCCTATACCAACTACGAATCTCAGCGCTTTTACGAAGTTGCACCTTACCTTGCCGATGTAAGCTGGACAGCATTGGTGGCGGATCTAATCATGTCTGAAGAGCAGTTTCAGAGCTTTCCCAAGCACATTCAGGACGCTCTTCTGAAAGCGGGTTATGAATCTGCGCAATATGAACGCCAACTCTATGCCGAGAGTGATGCACAGCTCAAGCAGAAAGTCATTGAGCAAGGTGCAACCATCACTGAGCCGGATGTCGACCCTTTCCGGGAGGCTGCGCAGAGTGTCTATGAAGAATTCGCGGATACCGAAGAAGAGCAACATCTTCTGCAGCTGATAAACCAGGCCCGTTGATCTTGTCTCTGTGTGCCATCCGTGGCTCTCGGGTGGCACGAATCTACGTCTCTTTGTCGCTTCAGTGAGGTGCACTGATGAGCTCAGCAACGGTATTTTTTTCCAAACTTCTGCAGGCTATTCGGCTACTGGTCGGGGCCATCGTTATTCTACTGTTCATCTATATGTCCGTTGCCGTACTTGCTCAGGTTGTTGGGCGTTATTTGTTCAGCTATTCGTTTTCCGGTTCTTCGGAGACCGCAACTTTCGCCCAGATATGGATGGTATTCCTTGGAGCCGGTCTGGCCATGAAGCAGAAACTACATGT
This Halomonas huangheensis DNA region includes the following protein-coding sequences:
- a CDS encoding TRAP transporter substrate-binding protein is translated as MKSLPIIVLAVTASLTFSAASANTITLRVGHSANASEPYHLGLQRFAEIVSEETNGEVEVEIFPNSQLGSEREMIEGLYLGTIDITVPTNGVVTNFVGDLSIFDLPFLFDDREHMYRAIDGEVGEQLSLAMQEKGIRLLGFYEAGIRHIVTDYPVNSIDDIQGKSIRTMKIPAHVASFNAFGANATPLAYNELYSALEAGVVDGAEAAYTNYESQRFYEVAPYLADVSWTALVADLIMSEEQFQSFPKHIQDALLKAGYESAQYERQLYAESDAQLKQKVIEQGATITEPDVDPFREAAQSVYEEFADTEEEQHLLQLINQAR